From Alphaproteobacteria bacterium, the proteins below share one genomic window:
- a CDS encoding OB-fold domain-containing protein, which produces MAISATYLGMPLEINDLDVENLEYFKHCAAHDFHLQRCDACGLLRYPPTTGCPFCAHAKSTWTRVEGKGAVHSYSEVHHAIQQSFRQHTPYLILLVDLDTQKGKPTEHQALRVVGNLATPDGKLAPPDMVKRVGIGSRMRMVFADVAPGLSIPHWTIDETAQQPANPWRYPE; this is translated from the coding sequence ATGGCCATCAGCGCGACCTATCTCGGCATGCCGCTGGAGATCAACGATCTCGACGTCGAGAACCTCGAGTACTTCAAGCACTGCGCGGCGCACGACTTCCACCTGCAGCGCTGCGATGCCTGCGGGCTGCTGCGCTACCCGCCGACCACCGGCTGCCCGTTCTGCGCCCACGCCAAGTCGACCTGGACGCGGGTCGAGGGCAAGGGCGCGGTGCATTCCTATTCCGAGGTGCATCACGCCATCCAGCAATCGTTCAGGCAGCACACGCCCTATCTGATCCTGCTGGTCGATCTCGACACGCAGAAGGGCAAGCCGACCGAGCACCAGGCGCTGCGCGTCGTCGGCAACCTCGCCACGCCAGACGGCAAGCTGGCGCCGCCCGACATGGTCAAGCGCGTCGGCATCGGCAGCCGCATGCGCATGGTCTTCGCCGACGTGGCGCCCGGCCTGTCGATTCCGCACTGGACGATCGACGAGACCGCGCAGCAGCCGGCGAACCCATGGCGGTATCCGGAGTAG
- a CDS encoding DUF421 domain-containing protein: MFMPTLPVWELIARGAIVFVAVLVLLRVFGKRQVGQMTPFDLAVLLLISEGASNAIRADDHSITAAIVVVATMLGINLLIGFVGARSKAFDRLVEGTPEILIRDGRVDYEKLWTVNVSKADLLTALREHECTTPHEAELAVLETNGHISVKKKAS, from the coding sequence ATGTTCATGCCGACATTGCCGGTGTGGGAGCTGATCGCGCGCGGCGCGATCGTGTTCGTGGCGGTGCTGGTGCTGTTGCGCGTCTTCGGCAAGCGGCAGGTCGGGCAGATGACACCCTTCGACCTCGCCGTGCTGCTGCTGATCAGCGAGGGCGCGTCCAACGCCATTCGCGCCGACGACCATTCGATCACCGCCGCCATCGTGGTCGTCGCCACCATGCTGGGCATCAATCTGCTGATCGGCTTCGTCGGCGCGCGGTCGAAAGCGTTCGATCGCCTGGTGGAAGGCACGCCTGAGATCCTGATCCGCGACGGCCGCGTCGACTACGAGAAGCTGTGGACCGTGAACGTCTCGAAGGCCGATCTTCTGACCGCGTTGCGCGAGCACGAATGCACCACGCCGCACGAGGCCGAACTGGCCGTCCTGGAGACCAACGGCCACATATCGGTCAAGAAGAAGGCATCTTGA
- a CDS encoding LLM class F420-dependent oxidoreductase encodes MRVGVFYFPTDYGIHTAELARALEDRGFDSLFLCEHTHIPVSRRTPFPAGGELPRRYIHTHDPFVALSFAAAATSKLLLGTGVCLVPQRDPIITAKSVASLDHMSNGRFVFGIGGGWNVDEMENHGARHATRFKLMRERVLAMKEMWTKDEASFHGEMVNLDPLWCYPKPKQRPHPPILLGGESDHTLRRVVEFCDGWFPRPRGFVAREGVARLKAMAERMGRDFSTLSITVFGAPNEAAALADYEEHGIQRALLAVPDLDRDGILAALDKLAPLAAAHKS; translated from the coding sequence ATGCGCGTCGGCGTTTTCTATTTCCCCACGGATTACGGCATCCACACCGCCGAGCTGGCGCGGGCGCTGGAGGATCGCGGCTTCGACTCGCTGTTCCTCTGCGAGCACACCCACATACCGGTCAGCCGCCGCACGCCCTTTCCGGCCGGCGGCGAACTGCCCAGGCGCTACATCCATACGCACGATCCCTTCGTTGCGCTGTCCTTTGCCGCGGCGGCGACCAGCAAGCTGCTGCTGGGCACCGGCGTCTGCCTCGTGCCACAGCGAGATCCCATCATCACCGCCAAGAGCGTCGCCAGCCTCGACCATATGTCCAATGGCCGTTTCGTCTTCGGCATCGGCGGCGGCTGGAACGTCGACGAGATGGAGAACCACGGCGCGCGCCACGCCACGCGCTTCAAGCTGATGCGCGAGCGCGTGCTGGCGATGAAGGAGATGTGGACCAAGGACGAAGCCTCGTTCCACGGCGAGATGGTGAACCTTGATCCGCTGTGGTGCTACCCCAAGCCCAAACAGAGGCCGCATCCGCCGATCCTGCTGGGTGGCGAGAGCGATCACACGCTGCGTCGCGTGGTCGAGTTCTGCGACGGCTGGTTCCCGCGCCCGCGCGGCTTCGTCGCCAGGGAAGGCGTCGCGCGCCTGAAGGCCATGGCCGAGAGGATGGGCCGCGATTTCTCGACGCTGTCGATCACCGTCTTCGGTGCGCCCAACGAGGCGGCGGCGCTGGCGGATTACGAGGAGCACGGCATCCAGCGCGCCCTGCTGGCGGTGCCCGATCTCGATCGCGACGGCATCCTGGCGGCCCTCGACAAGCTGGCGCCGCTGGCGGCGGCTCACAAGTCCTGA
- a CDS encoding glucan biosynthesis protein, producing MAAEPYKAPPPLPPSDLARINYDQYMRVQFRPEAILWRSAPSMFRAEFFPAGFIYNTPVAIHVVAEDSVAPLTPSPGMFDFGPANLREPPGAVAFAGFRLTYPLHEAKFDEIISFLGASYFRPIGREQTYGASARGLAIDTGLQRPEEFPAFRAFWLVAPAKGARELTLHALLDSPGATGAYTFLVRPGRRTTIDVSATLFARHDISLLGIAPLTSMFFAGKTGRRHPPDHRPEIHDSDGLLIASGSGERIWRPLSNPSALAVSSFKDRNPRGFGLLQRERGYAQYKDLEARYHARPSLWVEPAGEWGEGEIRLVEIPTDSEVHDNIAAFWASHTPTRRGQEVELRYRVSALSDEQALSPGGFVTGVRVFRAPDPKFWRLAVEFGGGDIAGLRPAQPVEAEIAVSSGRLAHARTEPIPDEASWRLFVDVQPDGKKPMEVRAHLRLHGEVLSETMTYTVRP from the coding sequence ATGGCCGCCGAGCCGTACAAGGCGCCGCCGCCACTGCCGCCGAGCGATCTCGCGCGCATCAACTACGATCAGTACATGCGCGTCCAGTTTCGCCCCGAGGCGATACTGTGGCGCAGCGCGCCGAGCATGTTTCGCGCCGAGTTCTTTCCCGCCGGCTTCATCTACAACACGCCGGTCGCGATCCATGTTGTCGCCGAGGATAGCGTTGCGCCGCTGACGCCATCGCCCGGCATGTTCGATTTCGGTCCCGCGAATCTGCGCGAGCCGCCGGGCGCTGTGGCCTTCGCCGGCTTTCGACTGACCTATCCGCTGCATGAGGCGAAGTTCGACGAGATCATCTCGTTTCTCGGCGCCAGCTACTTCCGGCCGATCGGCCGCGAGCAGACCTATGGCGCTTCGGCGCGCGGCCTGGCGATCGACACCGGCCTGCAGCGCCCGGAAGAGTTTCCGGCGTTTCGCGCCTTCTGGCTGGTCGCGCCGGCCAAGGGCGCGCGTGAGCTCACACTGCATGCGTTGCTCGACAGCCCCGGCGCCACGGGCGCCTACACCTTTCTCGTGCGGCCGGGTCGTCGCACGACGATAGACGTCAGCGCCACCCTGTTTGCGCGCCACGACATATCGCTGCTCGGCATCGCGCCGCTGACCAGCATGTTCTTCGCCGGGAAGACGGGACGCCGCCACCCGCCCGACCATCGGCCGGAGATCCACGATTCGGATGGTCTGCTGATCGCCAGCGGCTCGGGCGAGCGGATCTGGCGACCGCTCAGCAATCCGTCGGCTCTGGCGGTGTCGTCGTTCAAGGACCGGAACCCGCGCGGCTTCGGTCTGCTGCAGCGCGAACGCGGCTATGCCCAGTACAAGGATCTGGAAGCGCGCTATCACGCACGGCCGAGCCTGTGGGTCGAGCCGGCGGGGGAGTGGGGCGAGGGCGAGATACGCCTGGTCGAGATTCCCACCGATTCGGAAGTGCACGACAACATCGCGGCCTTCTGGGCCAGCCACACGCCGACGCGTCGCGGCCAGGAGGTCGAGTTGCGCTACCGCGTGTCGGCGCTCAGCGACGAGCAAGCGCTGTCGCCCGGTGGCTTCGTCACTGGCGTACGGGTCTTCCGGGCACCCGATCCCAAGTTCTGGCGCCTCGCCGTCGAGTTCGGCGGCGGCGACATCGCCGGCCTGCGGCCGGCGCAGCCCGTCGAGGCGGAGATCGCGGTGTCGTCCGGCCGCCTGGCACATGCGCGGACGGAGCCGATCCCCGACGAGGCGAGCTGGCGGCTGTTCGTCGATGTGCAGCCCGACGGCAAGAAGCCGATGGAAGTTCGCGCCCATCTGCGCCTGCACGGCGAGGTGCTGAGCGAGACCATGACCTACACGGTGCGGCCATGA
- a CDS encoding response regulator, whose translation MRSILLTEDEFLIRAVLVETFKQAGFHCLEASTGGAALKVLRSAQPLDAIVVDIGLPDMSGDDVIAAAHSLRPGVPIIRCSGDRGGPATMPSVHVFDKPYLPVELCRFVMSLVDPKAA comes from the coding sequence ATGCGCAGCATTCTGCTGACCGAGGACGAGTTTCTCATCCGTGCCGTCTTGGTCGAGACCTTCAAGCAGGCGGGGTTTCATTGCCTCGAAGCCTCGACCGGCGGCGCGGCCCTGAAGGTGCTGCGAAGCGCGCAACCGCTCGATGCCATCGTTGTCGATATCGGCCTGCCTGACATGTCTGGCGACGACGTCATCGCCGCGGCGCACAGCCTGCGCCCCGGCGTTCCGATCATCCGCTGCTCGGGCGATCGCGGCGGTCCTGCCACCATGCCCTCGGTGCATGTCTTCGACAAACCCTACCTGCCGGTCGAACTCTGCCGGTTCGTGATGTCGTTGGTCGACCCCAAGGCGGCCTGA
- a CDS encoding response regulator, producing MASNAQMHGSAGQGGPAVILVVEDDWLLRQAMASEMRNVGWQVVEASTGEAALSLPDAVGRIDLVVTDIRLAGELTGWDVAQRLRSRYADLPVVYVSGNSMDGARIVSRSTFLGKPCAPADLMRACRTALGSVDSSSSPLSRA from the coding sequence ATGGCGTCCAATGCGCAGATGCATGGATCCGCTGGCCAGGGTGGGCCGGCGGTGATCCTCGTGGTCGAGGATGACTGGCTCCTGCGCCAAGCGATGGCCTCCGAAATGCGCAATGTCGGCTGGCAGGTCGTCGAGGCCAGCACGGGAGAGGCCGCGTTGTCGCTGCCCGATGCCGTCGGCCGGATCGACCTGGTCGTGACCGATATCCGGCTGGCCGGCGAGCTGACCGGCTGGGACGTCGCGCAGCGCCTGCGATCGCGCTACGCCGATCTTCCCGTCGTGTATGTCTCGGGCAACTCCATGGACGGCGCGCGGATCGTCTCGCGCAGCACCTTCCTCGGCAAACCCTGCGCGCCTGCCGACCTGATGCGCGCCTGCCGCACGGCTCTGGGGTCGGTCGACTCCTCGTCCTCCCCGCTGTCGCGGGCCTAA
- a CDS encoding ABC transporter ATP-binding protein/permease: MAETAAQAEPFADLVDAEETPQQRERARRRALTGVFWRRARGFWGGRGYRWAWWLTLALLVVILLTLAAQYGVNRWNRAIFDALEKRDASTVWRMAVLFVPLAVASVTFGVVAVLLRMTMQRRWRAWLNDKVLDGWLANGRYYQLNLVSGEHQNPEYRIAEDLRVATDAPVDFAVGVLSAFLSAITFMVVLWNIGGTMHFEIAGATIAVPGFLVVAAIIYACIASISMLIIGRRFVRVSEDKNQAEAEYRYALTRVRENGESIALLGGEAEERAGLQRHFTKALRRWREICGQHMRTTVVSQGSNLVAAVVPVMLTAPKFLDGSMSLGTVMQATSAFVIVQSAFGWLVDNYPRLADWSAGARRIASLMASLEALEGAEKGDGIIHHGVAKDAALRLANVSVTLDDGTMVVEETEVLIAPGERVLFAGESGTGKSTLIRAIAGLWPWGGGTIEVGDGLQLFLLPQRPYVPTGTLRRAVAYPAPAEQWPAEQMTKALEAVGLGYLGQRLEEESPWDQTLSGGEKQRLAFARVLLHRPDIVVLDEATSALDPNSQDALMGLICEQLKEATILSVAHRPELEAFHSRKIVLARREHGARLVADIPLAHKAGRFMLIPGWFRRRGGESKAVSTERYPGHRP; the protein is encoded by the coding sequence ATGGCCGAAACCGCCGCGCAGGCGGAACCGTTTGCCGATCTCGTCGATGCCGAGGAGACCCCGCAGCAGCGCGAGCGCGCCCGTCGGCGCGCTCTGACGGGCGTCTTCTGGCGACGTGCGCGCGGCTTCTGGGGCGGCCGGGGATACCGGTGGGCATGGTGGCTCACGCTCGCCCTGCTCGTCGTTATCCTGCTGACGCTCGCGGCACAGTACGGTGTCAATCGCTGGAATCGGGCGATCTTCGATGCTCTGGAGAAGCGCGACGCGTCCACCGTCTGGCGCATGGCGGTCCTGTTCGTGCCCCTGGCGGTGGCCAGCGTGACGTTCGGCGTCGTCGCCGTCCTCCTGCGCATGACGATGCAGCGGCGCTGGCGCGCCTGGCTGAACGACAAGGTGCTCGACGGCTGGCTGGCCAACGGCCGCTACTACCAGCTGAACCTGGTGAGCGGCGAGCATCAGAATCCGGAGTACCGCATCGCCGAGGATCTGCGTGTGGCCACCGACGCGCCGGTGGACTTCGCCGTCGGCGTGCTCTCCGCCTTCCTGTCGGCGATCACCTTCATGGTCGTGCTGTGGAACATCGGCGGCACGATGCACTTCGAGATCGCCGGCGCGACGATCGCGGTGCCCGGTTTCCTCGTGGTGGCGGCGATCATCTACGCCTGCATCGCCAGCATCTCCATGCTGATCATCGGCCGCCGCTTCGTGCGCGTGTCCGAAGACAAGAACCAGGCCGAGGCTGAGTATCGCTACGCGCTGACCCGCGTGCGCGAGAACGGCGAGAGCATCGCGTTGCTCGGCGGCGAAGCGGAAGAGCGCGCCGGGCTGCAGCGCCACTTCACCAAGGCGCTGCGCCGCTGGCGGGAGATCTGCGGCCAGCATATGCGCACGACCGTGGTGTCGCAGGGCAGCAACCTGGTCGCGGCCGTCGTGCCCGTCATGCTGACGGCACCGAAGTTCCTCGACGGCTCGATGAGCCTGGGCACCGTCATGCAGGCGACGTCGGCCTTCGTCATCGTGCAGAGCGCCTTCGGCTGGCTGGTCGACAACTATCCAAGGCTGGCCGACTGGAGCGCCGGGGCACGTCGCATCGCCTCGCTGATGGCTTCGCTGGAGGCTCTGGAAGGCGCCGAGAAGGGCGACGGCATCATCCATCATGGCGTGGCAAAGGATGCGGCGCTGCGGCTGGCCAACGTCAGCGTCACCCTCGACGACGGCACGATGGTGGTGGAGGAGACGGAGGTGCTGATCGCGCCGGGCGAGCGCGTGCTGTTCGCGGGCGAATCGGGAACCGGCAAGAGCACGCTGATCCGCGCCATCGCCGGCCTGTGGCCCTGGGGCGGCGGCACCATCGAGGTCGGCGACGGCCTGCAGCTCTTCCTGTTGCCGCAACGGCCCTACGTGCCGACCGGCACCTTGCGCCGCGCCGTGGCCTATCCCGCGCCGGCGGAGCAATGGCCGGCGGAGCAGATGACGAAGGCCCTGGAAGCGGTCGGCCTGGGGTATCTCGGCCAGCGACTGGAGGAAGAGTCGCCCTGGGACCAGACGCTGTCTGGCGGCGAGAAGCAGCGCCTGGCTTTCGCCCGCGTCCTGCTGCACCGGCCGGACATCGTCGTGCTCGACGAGGCGACGTCGGCGCTCGATCCCAACAGTCAGGATGCATTGATGGGCCTGATCTGCGAGCAGCTGAAGGAAGCCACGATCCTCAGCGTCGCCCATCGGCCGGAGCTCGAAGCGTTCCACAGCCGCAAGATCGTGCTGGCACGGCGCGAGCACGGTGCGCGACTCGTTGCCGACATACCCCTGGCGCACAAGGCGGGACGCTTCATGCTGATTCCGGGCTGGTTCAGGCGGCGCGGTGGCGAAAGCAAGGCCGTCTCCACCGAGCGCTATCCCGGACATCGACCGTAA
- a CDS encoding PAS domain S-box protein, giving the protein MRDRVGGTVALAERDEEGRREAPGFSRAVLDVLPAAIYTTDAQGRITYYNEAAAALWGHRPELDSATWCGAWKLFWPDGRAMAHDECPMAVALRTGEAVRGAEAFAERPDGTRVHFTPYPTPLFDISGRLVGGVNMLVDITDRRRSEESALRLASIVDSSDDAIVGKDLRGIVTSWNAGAQRLFGYTADEMIGRSITILIPPERLDEEPGILGRIVRGERVDPYETVRRRKDGSLVDISLTVSPIRSHDGTVIGASKIARDITERRRAQEQANLLLSEMKHRLKNSLSVVQAIASQTLGSVTPEDHAAFAGRLQALAGAQDLLTLKNLRSVPLREVLARALAPFQERHAERIVLDGVNDIWLDAGKVTLLSMGLHELATNAAKYGALSNDTGTVHLTWRVMPAEETRRVKLVWREKGGPPVERPQRKGFGSLLLEQALKSELGRASLEFRPGGVVCSVELTI; this is encoded by the coding sequence ATGAGAGATCGGGTCGGCGGTACCGTGGCATTGGCTGAACGGGACGAGGAAGGTCGGCGGGAGGCACCGGGGTTCTCCCGAGCGGTGCTCGACGTGCTGCCGGCAGCGATCTACACGACCGACGCGCAGGGCCGGATCACCTACTACAACGAAGCGGCTGCGGCGCTCTGGGGACATCGACCGGAGCTCGACAGCGCGACCTGGTGCGGCGCGTGGAAGCTGTTCTGGCCCGACGGGCGGGCCATGGCGCACGACGAATGTCCCATGGCCGTCGCGTTGCGCACGGGCGAAGCGGTGCGCGGTGCCGAAGCCTTCGCCGAGCGTCCGGATGGCACCCGGGTACACTTCACCCCGTACCCGACCCCGCTGTTCGACATTTCCGGCAGACTCGTCGGCGGCGTCAACATGCTGGTCGACATCACCGATCGCAGGCGCAGCGAGGAGTCGGCCCTGCGCCTTGCCTCGATCGTCGATTCCTCTGACGACGCGATCGTCGGCAAGGATCTCCGCGGCATCGTCACGAGCTGGAACGCCGGCGCCCAGCGGCTCTTCGGTTACACGGCCGATGAGATGATCGGCCGATCCATCACCATCCTTATCCCGCCCGAACGCCTCGACGAGGAGCCCGGCATCCTCGGCCGCATCGTGCGGGGCGAGCGCGTCGATCCATATGAGACCGTGCGCCGCCGCAAGGACGGCAGCCTGGTCGACATCTCGCTGACGGTGTCGCCGATCAGGTCCCACGACGGCACGGTCATCGGCGCCTCCAAGATCGCGCGCGACATCACCGAGCGCAGGCGGGCGCAGGAGCAGGCAAACCTGCTGCTGAGCGAGATGAAGCATCGCCTGAAGAACAGCCTTTCGGTCGTCCAGGCGATCGCTTCGCAGACACTCGGCAGCGTCACGCCGGAGGACCACGCCGCTTTCGCCGGGCGCCTGCAGGCCCTGGCGGGCGCGCAGGACCTGCTGACCCTGAAGAACCTGCGCAGCGTGCCCCTGCGCGAGGTCCTGGCCCGGGCGCTGGCGCCGTTCCAGGAACGGCACGCCGAGCGCATCGTGCTCGACGGCGTCAATGACATCTGGCTCGACGCCGGAAAGGTGACGCTGCTCAGCATGGGGTTGCACGAACTGGCGACCAACGCCGCCAAGTACGGCGCCCTGTCGAACGACACCGGCACGGTACACCTCACGTGGCGCGTGATGCCGGCAGAGGAGACCAGGCGGGTGAAGCTGGTCTGGCGGGAGAAGGGCGGCCCACCCGTTGAGCGACCGCAGCGCAAGGGCTTCGGCTCCCTGCTGCTCGAGCAGGCCCTGAAGTCGGAGCTTGGGCGTGCGTCGCTGGAGTTCCGTCCTGGCGGCGTCGTGTGCTCGGTGGAGCTGACGATCTAG
- a CDS encoding MBL fold metallo-hydrolase, with protein sequence MDAVKIGDATITRIEETYEPNFDAARFFSDWRPEIVEKHYGWMLPDHYDPASGMIKLSVHSWLITVGGKRILIDGCVGNHKPRPLRKMWDMMNTPYLERLAAAGVRPEQVDIVMCTHLHMDHVGWNTRLENGRWVPTFPNAKYVFSRADYDHYLKLDSDPATGPVNQGSFRDSVIPIVEARLSQMVDGAHTVDEHLSLDPRPGHTPGTVAINLASRGQKALFCGDILHHAIQVYHPEWNSFACADQVNARRSRRQVLEDCAGSGALLMPAHFGAPFVCRVDPRGEGFTPRFGA encoded by the coding sequence ATGGACGCGGTGAAGATCGGCGACGCGACGATCACGCGCATCGAGGAAACCTACGAGCCGAACTTCGATGCGGCGAGATTCTTTTCCGACTGGCGGCCGGAGATCGTCGAGAAGCACTACGGTTGGATGCTGCCCGACCACTACGATCCGGCGAGCGGCATGATCAAGCTCAGCGTGCACAGCTGGCTGATCACCGTCGGCGGCAAGCGCATCCTGATCGACGGCTGCGTCGGCAACCACAAGCCGCGCCCGCTGCGCAAGATGTGGGACATGATGAATACGCCCTATCTGGAGCGGCTGGCCGCCGCCGGCGTGAGGCCGGAGCAGGTCGACATCGTGATGTGCACCCATCTGCACATGGACCATGTCGGCTGGAACACGCGACTGGAGAACGGCCGCTGGGTGCCGACGTTTCCCAATGCGAAATACGTCTTCAGCCGCGCCGACTACGACCACTACCTCAAGCTCGACAGCGATCCCGCGACCGGGCCGGTCAACCAGGGCTCGTTCCGCGACAGCGTGATCCCGATCGTCGAGGCGCGGCTGTCGCAGATGGTCGACGGCGCGCACACCGTCGACGAGCATCTCTCGCTCGATCCGCGGCCCGGCCACACCCCGGGCACGGTGGCGATCAATCTCGCCTCTCGAGGGCAGAAGGCGCTGTTCTGTGGCGACATCCTGCATCACGCCATCCAGGTCTATCATCCGGAGTGGAACAGCTTCGCCTGCGCCGACCAGGTCAACGCGCGCAGGAGCCGCCGCCAGGTACTGGAGGATTGCGCCGGCTCGGGCGCGCTCTTGATGCCGGCGCATTTCGGTGCGCCCTTCGTGTGCCGAGTCGATCCCAGGGGCGAGGGATTCACGCCGCGCTTTGGTGCCTGA
- a CDS encoding glutathione S-transferase N-terminal domain-containing protein, whose translation MIDLHYWPTPNGKKVTILLEECGVPYKIVPVNIGRGDQFTDEFLEMNPNHRMPVMVDHAPVDGGKPLVIFESGAIMMYIAEKAGKFYPQDLRTRYDVNQWLIWQMANQGPKTGECGHFRRVDQAKNGDQTYAIRRFTDEANRLYGVLNNQLYKHKYLAGDQYTIADMICYPWTVNWKFQGQDIEEFPYFKRWFEELGARPAVQKGMAVGADLSGDVTKLPAEEQERRAKLLYNQRARPVKVA comes from the coding sequence ATGATCGACCTGCATTACTGGCCCACGCCCAACGGCAAGAAGGTCACGATCCTGCTCGAGGAGTGTGGCGTGCCGTACAAGATCGTGCCGGTGAACATCGGCCGTGGCGATCAGTTCACCGACGAGTTCCTGGAGATGAATCCCAACCACCGCATGCCGGTGATGGTCGACCACGCGCCCGTGGACGGCGGCAAGCCGCTCGTGATCTTCGAGTCGGGCGCGATCATGATGTACATCGCCGAGAAGGCCGGGAAGTTCTATCCGCAGGACCTTCGCACGCGTTACGACGTCAACCAGTGGCTGATCTGGCAGATGGCCAACCAGGGCCCGAAGACCGGCGAGTGCGGGCATTTCCGCCGCGTCGACCAGGCCAAGAACGGTGATCAGACCTACGCCATCCGGCGCTTCACCGACGAGGCGAATCGGCTTTACGGCGTCCTCAACAACCAGCTCTACAAGCACAAGTACCTGGCCGGCGACCAGTACACGATCGCCGACATGATCTGCTACCCGTGGACCGTCAACTGGAAGTTCCAGGGCCAGGACATCGAGGAGTTCCCCTACTTCAAGCGCTGGTTCGAGGAGCTCGGCGCGCGGCCGGCGGTTCAGAAGGGCATGGCGGTAGGCGCCGACCTTTCGGGCGACGTCACCAAGCTGCCGGCCGAGGAGCAGGAGCGTCGCGCCAAGCTGCTGTACAATCAGCGCGCCCGGCCGGTGAAGGTCGCGTAG